gaaacaaaatttgtggcCATCTAAATTTtcaaagttccagttataacataatcAGCATgctcagtatgttataactggaacttggaaaattcaggtgtttccctgttctcattgtattccccttatccTCCTTGTATCCCTCTTGGTCTCGTTGTCTTCCCCCTATCTTCACATTGTTCTCTTTGTCGTCCCTTTATTCTCTTTGTTTTTTCATTTGCGAGCAGTAGCGTAGAGAGGAGGATGCATTTTCAATTGACGATCATTTTCCATATTATTCTCCCataaaggaactgaccaccctaccccattatctcctggtctagttgcctcataagtgatgccccCTAAATATCACATTACTTCCACATTCTGTATTTTCATATTGTATAGTGTGTATTTCTGATACTTAGTTTCTTAACAATACCGTTTTATACAGGACTACTCTTTCTCTCTCAAATGTGTCCAATTTTGTagcaatgaaagaaaaatattatataaacactGATGGAATGCTGAGTGGCATTCTCCAGTTCGGCTGTGCTGTACCGAATAACATAACCCCTTCTTTGCATACCTGATTTGGACCATTTTACCTCCAGGATCCCAACAAACCTATTACAAACAAACACAAGCACCAGTGTCCTCGGATGTGCTCCCTCAACAGTCGACGTATACTAGAGAGATAATTTGATAAATTACAATTGTGTTCTGGTTGCAGGGTCCCCCGTGCGATGGCCTGGGCGCTGCTGCTGCTGACGTTGCTGACGGCGCCGTGGCGAGCGGCCTGCATCAGTTGTCCAGCGCCGTGCCGGTGCTATATCATCGCCGGTGCTGATTGCTCCAACGCCTCCTTGACGCAGCTGCCTCAAGCCCTAGACCGAGACTTGTCCATTCTCAAGGTCAACAATAACAGCCTCACGAGTCTTAGCCGCTTCACCTTCTCCAAGCTAGGGAACAGAGTCTTTCCACATCTGGTGTATTTGAGCTTCAGACTCAACCACATCAGAAACATAGAGCCTTCAACCTTCGAAGGAACCAGGAATCTGAAAGAGCTCAATCTGAACAGGAACAAACTGACGCAGATAAATCCCTCCGTATTCAGAAATCTGCACAAACTAGAAAAACTGCTTTTAGAGAAAAACGGCTTTTTCATTTTAGAGAAAGGAATGTTCAGAGAATTGACAAGTCTCTCAGTCCTTGATATAAGTGAAAACCTTATCGTTGATATCAAGTTTGGTGCGTTCAAAGGGCTCGGTTCTTTGAAAAAATTATATCTCAGATCAAATAAATTGATCGAACTGGACAGTGACACATTCCGCGATTTGGGCAGCTTGGTAGAATTGGATTTGTCTAATAACTTGCTCGTAGCAATTAAGAAGGATACATTCCGCGGTTTGTGGAGTCTTGAAATTATGGAACTCATGTTTAATAAAATAAGACACATCGAGAAGGAGTCATTTATAGATTTGTCAAATCTCAATAGATTAGATTTAGACGATAATCTTATCGGAAACTTGGGAGGAAATGTTTTCAAGGGACTAGTAAATCTCGATACGCTTTATCTGTCAGATAACTTATTTCAGCATTTAGGTTCTGATGCCTTTCTTGGCCTGCGCAACCTGACAACTCTGTACCTTACCTCAAACAAAATCAGAACCATTGAATCCAGCACTTTTCAACAAACACCACTACTCGAGTTCCTCTTTCTAACCACTAATACACATCTCATAATTCCTGAAGATGATCCCTTCATATTCTCTGGATCCTTGTACTATCTGGATTTGTCAGAGTGCAATTTGACTTACATTCCACCAAATGCTTTCAGCGGTCTCCCAGGCCTTTTGACTCTTGAGCTCTCAAACAATGATTTACAGAGCCTTGATCGCGAGGTTCTGAAGCCAATGACGGAGCGATTGAGTCAAGTAATCATCCAGGAAAATCCACTGAAGTGTGATTGTCACTTGAAGAGCACGTGGCTTTGGTGTAGAGACCATGAAGTCTCTTTCAGTGGCAAATGTAATTCTCAAAAGGGTCGAGTGGATGTGTCGTGGGACTCTTTTCATGACTTAGACTGCGGAGAAGCTCTGGAAACTACAAGAAACCTGAATCCCGATGAAGAAATTGAGACTTTTGTACCCGTGACAGTCCGTAACGTTGTAGTTATCGATGATGACGAAGATCCTCGTAGTATCCCAGAGCACACGTCTGAAGAACCCGACGACGAACCTGCTAAGAATAACTCCAAAGGAATTTCTCAAGGTGTGCTTTTATCTCAGCACCCTATAACAACTCCAACGTTTCGGATCACCCGAAGGGACTCTGATAAGGCATGGTCTGTGGTTCTGTTCTTGTCGATTACTGTGTGTTTGCTCTTACTGATAATAGCTGGTCTACTCATATCTCTTATTTTCTATCGTCGACATAATCGCACTATAATATACAGTGTGCCTCAGTAAAGTTACTTTGTAAAAACTGTGCATTCTCATTTATTTacagattttcatgtaaatagtTACTGTTACCTGTAATATATGACGATAAAATCGTTAacaaaaacaatatcttcattcgTCTTACAAGTTCTGAAGCATTCAATTCGTGGGTCATTTCACAAAGGTATGCAAAAAATAACTTACAAGTAGATTATCTTGTAAGAAATGCAATATTATACTACACATGTATGTTATTACCTCCCAAATATAAGTATAAGTATGATTTAAACTACAGCCACAATATACCAATGGAgatcaaaagaaaaaataatctgTGCGAGTCATGTAGGGCTAAATTCCAGATATGATATAATAGTACAAATATTCTGTTCCATAAATACATTAAAAGGGTTAGGtagagcttacagcagtaaaattttggaaatattcaacattttttcctccattactatatcgtgtacaataatgaaaattagtatgtgtaaaacactgtccttctgctacacgaaaaaaatatttttaccgttaaaaaaattatttgtatatatttttttttcaaaattcaattcactgtgcagtgatgaagcgtttcccacataactcaaaaactatccaacattatgtgatgaaactttttgtgtgtatttatgcatgtcatatctacaatatgacgcaagatcacttctctaactttgatagattgtctggtaaaaaataaattcatttaaaaatggccaaatatcagtattgtcttctaacacaaaataaaaaaatattattttttaaggaatgtagttgaaagagcattatattgtaaacatgagttttagcaataaaataaaagagagagaacatgaaaaagttaacaagtttatgagtt
The sequence above is a segment of the Periplaneta americana isolate PAMFEO1 chromosome 3, P.americana_PAMFEO1_priV1, whole genome shotgun sequence genome. Coding sequences within it:
- the LOC138696809 gene encoding leucine-rich repeat-containing protein 15-like, whose translation is MAWALLLLTLLTAPWRAACISCPAPCRCYIIAGADCSNASLTQLPQALDRDLSILKVNNNSLTSLSRFTFSKLGNRVFPHLVYLSFRLNHIRNIEPSTFEGTRNLKELNLNRNKLTQINPSVFRNLHKLEKLLLEKNGFFILEKGMFRELTSLSVLDISENLIVDIKFGAFKGLGSLKKLYLRSNKLIELDSDTFRDLGSLVELDLSNNLLVAIKKDTFRGLWSLEIMELMFNKIRHIEKESFIDLSNLNRLDLDDNLIGNLGGNVFKGLVNLDTLYLSDNLFQHLGSDAFLGLRNLTTLYLTSNKIRTIESSTFQQTPLLEFLFLTTNTHLIIPEDDPFIFSGSLYYLDLSECNLTYIPPNAFSGLPGLLTLELSNNDLQSLDREVLKPMTERLSQVIIQENPLKCDCHLKSTWLWCRDHEVSFSGKCNSQKGRVDVSWDSFHDLDCGEALETTRNLNPDEEIETFVPVTVRNVVVIDDDEDPRSIPEHTSEEPDDEPAKNNSKGISQGVLLSQHPITTPTFRITRRDSDKAWSVVLFLSITVCLLLLIIAGLLISLIFYRRHNRTIIYSVPQ